The stretch of DNA ATATTACTGATGAtttggataaaataaaattaaatgatcaggtaaataatgttgatgatgataaagaaaaaagcaaGAAGAAACTTGTTGAAAAACTTTCACGTCTTAGACGTCTTGCTCCAAAATTTCCaagtgttgttgatgttgatgaaaaaaatttaactaaaataCCTGGTGAGTCATATGCTGTTCTTGCACCTTGGTCATCATCCAAatctatcaacaataattaaattcaaagtaaattactgttttcttttttattttatcaatttagaattaattttttcttatggATTAACTCATCAACTTGtcgttatattattataatttttttataacatgtTAACAAACATTTATCTATGTAATTAATACTttcagttattaatttttcattaatatattttttttttttgttttgataacaaaaaattaattaaataagtaaattttcttcatcaatttcaACTATGTATAtagttaaagaaaataaataaataattactcaaTAATTAGTAGCtgaaaaatgcattttttttttaatgacttggtattaatttaaaaataaaaattactcaaatattttaatagtatatattttcaaaatgattaatgatatttacaaaattaatttatgatgcagcaattgaaaaaagatttttatctTTAGGTACATCAACTGGTATATCATCTTGAATACAATTAAGCTCTTTAAGTAGCTCTTGATTAAGTCCAAAGTATTCTCTAAACCATGCAAtatgatcttttttttcttgaacaGTCATGTAAGGATTTTTCGATAATCCAACACAAACTAGCTCCATAAAATGACGAATTGGTCCTTTTTTAGGACACCAATCTTTGATATGTCCTTCCAAAAAAACGTGCTCAGAAAAATGAACACTTTGTTCAGCTTCTaatcctaaaaatatattttattttagtaattgataaacaaaataatttaattatcattttaccTTGTTCATTGTCAATTGGAAATTTCCAAATTAATCCACGATTTGTCCACTGTATTAATTCTTGGAAGTAATTTTCTGGTGGATGAACCAACAGCATATTTAATTCTTTCTCGTATAATTTTTCCCAAGTTGTTAATGTAACTGTTTCACCTGTTtgttccatattttttttaaatattccaaGTGGACGTCCACCAAACAAATCAGCTGCTTGTCCTTTTTCTCTGtaacaattttatatcatcagttaaattaaatatattttaccattTGTAATTAGTTGaagtgtaaaattaaatagatattTACCCAACATTGATGGGAGTACGTGTCTCATTAAATCCATCACGTTTACGAACATTTTGGAATTTTCTTGCTAATTCTTGAATTTTTGCTGATCTTGAATATGGCATAGTATCATGAGAAAATTGTTTTGCTGGTCTTTTTGTATTGTCAACTTTCATACCAGATAAAATTTCActgtaaaaacaaaattaatttatttttatttattttttaattacaaaaagtaATAGTTATAACATACCCAAGTGATTTAGTAGGTGTTTCTTTTAAATTCTCAGGTGTTTCATTTAATCCTGGAACTCCAGCTGAAAATACTTTTCCCAATagatctttttctttttgttcaaCATCACCACCAAGACTTGATGCAGCTTGTCGTGCTgcaacttgaatattttcttctaatgtaggtattttttctttttttaaaaatggctttttttttggtacaGCAAAATCAATAGTTTTTGTAACTAATTTTTCctgaattaacaaaattaaataattattattgttgtactAATACTATaagcaaaattatttaatttaatttattacctctgtcatttttgtcaataaactatttaacaaattagcagtttcttttttagtttcaTCTAAACTAGTATTgtcagtaattattttttttgttgatttgacTTGTTCATTGTCAGAGTCTGATGAAtcagaagaagatgaagagtCATTATCATTACTTGACAATCTAACTTGTTGTATTTTCAAAGCATTGTGTGTTATTGAGcaccttgaaaaataataattacaagatAACATGacatttaatcaacaaaaatataaaggttagttttttaaaacaagtttgataataaaacatttataaaaacagtAAGGTGACTTATATTATTTAACGTACCTATTTATTGATCCAATTCTTAAAAACGGCAGCATGttgataaatgataatcagctgtaattataaaataattgttaataattatacaacaaTTTATAACCGGTATCGAAATACATTTATGTTAAAACACTTTATTTACGTTTTCTAACAGACTTGAAAAATAgagtttattatttctattaccttttattattgtcttgtgatttttactattattattaacaaaagacaatttaaatattaattagagtTCTATAATgtgttgtgtttttttttctgtaatagACTTTTAGATTTAAGGTTAAGACTTAACATTCAAGAGCGTATGTTGATTTTCTTTCCCCCGgagcataaaataaaaaaacttcatctatttttcaatcaaaaataaataaataaaaacattaaagtACGTCAGATCATCAGTGatcaaatattgttgattacAAAGTCATTatcgacaaaaataaaaaaaaacatgataatcCAATGAAATATTTACGAGGTATgtctttaatttatcataaaattatgtcattaaacttgttttttaattaatttttatattttaaagtaataatttaacactgtcattgtcaattttatataaattttcattgaattttgtatttttaattcaagaaaataatgtcattgtaTAGAtactacatatatttattaaattatcatttgcttttttttaaattttttttttcaagaaaacctTTGTTTCAAACAACAGCAATATCAtcatgaagatttttttttttaaatgttttatttttagtttaactTTGGCAATGTTGGTGGTAAAAAAAAGGGGtgggtgatgatgatatttaacATACATATGTACAACATCATCTAgtcaaaaagataaaaattttcaccaGAGTATATTCATTCAGTGTAACGACCTGACAAAGCTCACTTGcttattgcatttttttttttacaggatTACAATAATCATCACTGACAATCTGAACAAGTTGATTCATAAATTATCTTTCCATGAAgttgataaacaattaaataaacattcaacaattgattgaaggttattgttgatttatcatATGTTAAACAATGAAACGAACAAAAACAAATCTTTTTTATGATATCTACAATCAACCATATGATTATGGAACAAGACTCAAATTATACTCCAGCAGTAAAGGTAAATttcttgttatatttttatttataaagacagttatttatgtttgttttgtttatatttaaacagcAAGTTTGGAGCTTCTTCAACGAATGTCATTAGTAAAACGTTTAAAAGTTCATAATGGTTGTGTTAATTCAATTTGTTGGAATGATAATGGAGACTTGATATTATCAGGAAGTGATGATCAACATCTTGTTTTAACAAATGTATACAATTACAAggtaattttcaattttttttgaatgaaataaatataaattaatttgtcataATGTTAATATAGACTTAACATTGACccacattaaaaattaagtatcTTTGCCAAATGGGATGAAAAAACATGCACgtgttgttcttttttttttattctaattttattcatttaatctAGAACTTGTTGTATTACAAAGATAATACAAGACAATTTTGTTGAtgtgataaatcatcattttattctcattgactttgtcaaattttattaagacCAAGTGTTACAATAGACTGATCCTTTTTACAAGCTCACTGGAACACAGTacttttaacaaataaatataaataacaacaataatcattttaatctCGTGGTTATTTTTgtgtttccttttttttttttttacaaaaacatTCAAGGTTCTAACAGACTACAAAACGAGTCACAGAGCCAATATATTTAGTGCCAAATTTTTACCAAACAGTGGTGATCATCGTATTGTATCATGTAGTGGTGATGGAATTATACTTTATACaggtgaatatatttttttgatacttcattaatgacaataaataaaaatactaatttaaatttttatattttatagatttGATGAGAAAAACTGaaacttttaataatcaatttacttGTCACAATGGTACAACATATGAAATAGCAACAATACCTAGTGAACCTCATAGTTTTTTAAGTTGTGGTGAAGATTGTACTGTTAGATATTTTGATTTACGTATTAAGTCATCTTGCAATACACCAAGATGTAAAGAagtaagtaatttttatattttattgattgtttcattgatttttttgttgtttaattgtttttatttttaatagggTATATTAATATCATGTCAACGAGCAGTAACAGCAATGTCTGTGAATCCCATAACATCTCATTATTTGGCTGTTGGTTGTTCTGACAGTACAGTAAGAATTTATGATCGTCGAATGTTAAGTACACGTGATCCAAATTGTAcagataataatgattcaatAACACCACCAATATCACTTTTTACTGTTCCTGAATTTGATGGTAGTCCATATAGAATAACATCATTGAGTTATAGTCCAGATGGTAATGATGTACTTGTTAGTTACAGTAGTGatcatctttatttattcagtGTTAAAGATCAAggaattgtaaaatttaaaacagaattaccaattgaaaaatctaataaaagtaataaaaaacaaattgtaagATCTCCACAACCAGTAAGACGTTTAAGATTACGTGGTGATTGGTCTGATACTGGACCAGATGCAAGACCAGAACGTGAAGGTGGACGTCGTAATGGTACAGAAATAGCACAAGCAAGACCAGTACTTCATACATCACTTATGCAAAGAATGACAGATGTATTAAGTAGAATGTTAAATGATCCAGCAACAAGAGCAGCATtaagtggtggtggtgaagATAGTCTTGAGGGTGTTATTGATCAACATGCAGCAGGTGTACAACAAGATGCTGATttagatattaataatgaagaaaGAAATAGTGATGCACAATCATCAATGGATACAGAATCAAATGCACAAGCAATTGATGATAGCATAGAGACTGGTAGTATGGGTacgacaattgaaaataatttagattcAACAAATACTGAATCACTTGGTGATGATGAGCCTGAAAGTGATGATATTAATTCATTTCCAATACAACAATTATcagataattcaaataatgatgtattacaacaacagcaacaacaagaaACTAGTCAATCTGAAAATACTAAAGCATCAATACAATCATTTACAACATTAAGTATATCACAAGATGATAATgaacatgatgataataattctgTTAATCAAATTGAGGAAAATCCAATTGAAAATGTTAGAGATGAAAATATGATGGAAAATTTACAAGACAGATTGACAACAATGCGTGATGGATATTTAGAAAAACATGGAAGTGAACCTGCTGTTAGTTTAACTTATTCAGATAAAAGTTCAACTGGAGCAACAATATCAATGGGTGTTGGTAATGAAGTTATGCGTGATAATTATCATCCAGGACCATCTGGAAGTCAAAGTTCAGCTACAGCTGGACCAAGTCGTATTACACAAACAAATTATAGCTCAATACATGAACAAACAGATGAAGATGTATACAATgacagtgatgatgatgatggtgatgatactggtattaaaattaatccaaTTGGtgttgaaattgataaatctgAAAGGAGAAATTCATTGGGTCAAAATGAAACATCATTTGATGATATTACTTCACCAGAAATACAtgtcaaacaaaaatacatgGGTCATCGCAATGCGAggtatgaatttatttattttattatactacTCTACTTACTTTCTTTCCCCAtttcccccttttttttttttgttgaattctTATTCGAAATACAaaacacaaaattaaaaaaaaaacaaatagatgTTCCAGCCAATTTTACACGTTGTTATTAGCAGGAATTAGTAACGAAAAAAGTATCTCGTCAATTAATTAcgtaattgatttatttattatttcttgtaaaaaaaaaattgaaaaaaaaattagttaacaAAGAAgcaaacaatgaaaattaataaatatttaaaaagaaagcCTCCAAGCGGACTGGGCCAATTAGCATCAGCCCATCCAATATTTCTGATCGTTTGTCCTTCCCTGGTTTGACTCTAGTTTCTTTAGGACCATGATTAAGGAAGCAAACTTTTGGGGTGATAATTACGTTATGTCAGGAAGTGATTGTGGACATGTATTTATTTGGGATCGTGAAACAGCAAAGCTATGTATGTTACTTGAAGCTGATCAACATGTTGTTAATTGTTTACAACCACATCCATTTTTACCAATGCTTGCAACATCTGGTATTGAttatgatgttaaattatgGTCACCAATCAATGAAGAATCAAATTTTGATTGTAATTTTGCTGAAGATgtaagataaattttatttaatttataattatatatattttttcatttatttatttttattttagcttcAAAAACGTAATGCAGTTATGCTGGAAGAAACAAAAGATACAATAACAGTACCAGCAGTATTTATGATCAGGATGCTTGCTTGTCTCAATCAGATTCGCAGAGGTAGCGATAATTTATGATTGTGAACCTGGATTCTCGTTATTTTTTGGAATGTAACTTGTAGAATGCTTTTAATTTCTGCTaacattcattaatattattttttcaattattatttctccaTTCATCATTTGGCGAATTTTTGTGCTAAAAAAAGCTATGGAGAATTAGTTAAAATTTGTACATAGATATCAACTGGattttaataatgtatttagctagttttttttcaattattttatcctaACAATAATTAACACCGAGCATTTGAAATTtgtgattattaatattatttttttttttaattaattaatttttaaacaactcAATTGTAAACTGCTTGAGATTCTTATTAAAGtacaagttattatttttattattatgttggatattaaaaatgttcaTAGGACGCGGACGAAACCGGAGGAGAAGTGGTGATGAAGCTGATGACTTGAGAGGGGggtaaaataaatcatttgatcTTCATCCTCATAGcttctaaataattaaaagatgaCAATATTCATTTTGCAATTCAATtcattgaaacaaaaataattgacaattatttaaacgtGTCTCTGATTttcgcattttttttttgtttaataacgTATTTAATCgaaatttcatttacataattttcagTACAGGTCTAATTTACAATgcctaataataataatttttatttcatcaacaaaGCAAATATATGCATACATGTGCCTTATATcactattttatttgaaaataatgaataagaaaaagatattaaattatcgATCAAgtgaaattatgaaaaaaaacaattcattcgaaatataaaaacaattagaatacttaaaaaataaaaaaatttatcggtAAAAGAATCATCATAAGTGATTGATCAATCATATGATCTAGTGCAATAATTAACACGGTGAATGAAAATTTGTAGTACTTTAAACacataatattgtttttgtttcgtttattatttgaatttagaatgatatttaattaggataaaaatgatgatgtatTGTGCCATAATGgtgctattattttttctttttatatgtaaaataaaagaaaaatttcaaaagtttatgattattttgttatataaaaaaaaagaaaaacggaaaagaaatgaataaattaaaaaatttacatattataaCTTATTTAGTAAACTACATAGTAaacttatttttatgttaaattaatatttgagaATCTCAATTATACCTCCTTTAgcattctatattcctgataaaaaaaaaaaaaatcttattggAAATTACTTCTTCGGATTtctgcattacctgctctcctaattgtggcgacattaattttttaacaggatcatagaacaggcaaagaggtattttgtacaatttctagttcacctcctgcgttacctgttctcctgatatttcaaaaataaattttatttctttaaaaacaattagaaaaaaaatagtggcgacattaattttttaacaggatcatagaacaggcaaagaggtattttatttaatttctagttcacctcctgcgttgcttgctctcctgatattttgaaaataaattttatttctttgaaaacaattagaaaaaaaatagtggcgacattaattttttaacaggatcatagaacaggcaaagaggtattttatttgatttctagttcacctcttGCGTTatctgctctcctgatattttaagagcaagatttaatttttaaaaaacaattaagaggaaaatagtggcgacattaattttttaacaggatcatagaacaagcaaagaggtattttatttgatttctagttcacctcttgcgttacctgctctcctgatatttcaagagcaagatttaatttttgaaaaacaattaagaggaaaatagtggcgacattaattttttaacaggatcatagaacaggcaaagaggtattttatttgatttctagttcacctcttgcgttacctgctctcctgatatttcaagagcaagatttaatttttgaaaaacaattaaaagtaaaatagtggcgacatcaattttttaacaggatcatagaacaggcaaagaggtattttatttaatttctagttcacctcctgcgttgcttgctctcctgatatttaaaaataaattttatttctttgaaaataattagaaaaacaatagtggggagattaatttttttaacaggatcatagaacaggcgaagaggtattttatttgatttctagttcacctcttgcgttacctgctctcctgatattttaagagcaagatttaatttttaaaaaacaattaaaaggaaaatagtggcgacattaattttttaacaggatcatagaacaggcaaagaggtatttcatttaatttctagttcacctcctgcgttacctgctctcctgatatttcaaaaataaattttatttttcaaaaaacaattagaaaaaaaatagtggcgagattaattttttaacaggatcatagaacaggcaaagaggtatttcatttaatttctagttcacctcctgcgttacctgctctcctgatatttcaaaaataaattttatttctttaaaaacaattagaaaaaaattagtggcgacattaattttttaacaggatcatagaacaggcaaagaggtatttcatttgatttctagttcacctcctgcgttacctgctctcctgatattttaagagcaagatttaatttttaaaaaacaattaagaggaaaatagtggcgacattaattttttaacaggatcatagaacaggcaaagaggtattttatttgattcctagttcacctcctgcattacctgctctcctgatatttcaaaaataaattttatttctttaaaaacaattagaaaaaaaattgtggcgacattaattttttcacaggatcatagaacaggcgaagaggtattttgtacattttctagttcacctcctgcgttacctgttctcctgatatttaaaaaataaattttatttctttaaaaacaattagaaaaaaattgtggtgacattaattttttaacaggatcatagaacaggcaaagaggtattttgtacaatttctagttcacctcttgcgttacctgctctcctgatattttaagagcaagattgaatttttaaaaaacaattaagaggaaaatagtggcgacattaattttttaacaggatcatagaacaggcaaagaggtattttgtacattttctagttcacctcctgcattacctgctctcctgatatttcgaaaataaattttatttctttaaaaacaattagaaaaa from Aphidius gifuensis isolate YNYX2018 linkage group LG4, ASM1490517v1, whole genome shotgun sequence encodes:
- the LOC122854469 gene encoding 28S ribosomal protein S31, mitochondrial, translating into MLPFLRIGSINRCSITHNALKIQQVRLSSNDNDSSSSSDSSDSDNEQVKSTKKIITDNTSLDETKKETANLLNSLLTKMTEEKLVTKTIDFAVPKKKPFLKKEKIPTLEENIQVAARQAASSLGGDVEQKEKDLLGKVFSAGVPGLNETPENLKETPTKSLGEILSGMKVDNTKRPAKQFSHDTMPYSRSAKIQELARKFQNVRKRDGFNETRTPINVGEKGQAADLFGGRPLGIFKKNMEQTGETVTLTTWEKLYEKELNMLLVHPPENYFQELIQWTNRGLIWKFPIDNEQGLEAEQSVHFSEHVFLEGHIKDWCPKKGPIRHFMELVCVGLSKNPYMTVQEKKDHIAWFREYFGLNQELLKELNCIQDDIPVDVPKDKNLFSIAAS
- the LOC122854468 gene encoding DDB1- and CUL4-associated factor 6-like isoform X2, which codes for MKRTKTNLFYDIYNQPYDYGTRLKLYSSSKASLELLQRMSLVKRLKVHNGCVNSICWNDNGDLILSGSDDQHLVLTNVYNYKVLTDYKTSHRANIFSAKFLPNSGDHRIVSCSGDGIILYTDLMRKTETFNNQFTCHNGTTYEIATIPSEPHSFLSCGEDCTVRYFDLRIKSSCNTPRCKEGILISCQRAVTAMSVNPITSHYLAVGCSDSTVRIYDRRMLSTRDPNCTDNNDSITPPISLFTVPEFDGSPYRITSLSYSPDGNDVLVSYSSDHLYLFSVKDQGIVKFKTELPIEKSNKSNKKQIVRSPQPVRRLRLRGDWSDTGPDARPEREGGRRNGTEIAQARPVLHTSLMQRMTDVLSRMLNDPATRAALSGGGEDSLEGVIDQHAAGVQQDADLDINNEERNSDAQSSMDTESNAQAIDDSIETGSMGTTIENNLDSTNTESLGDDEPESDDINSFPIQQLSDNSNNDVLQQQQQQETSQSENTKASIQSFTTLSISQDDNEHDDNNSVNQIEENPIENVRDENMMENLQDRLTTMRDGYLEKHGSEPAVSLTYSDKSSTGATISMGVGNEVMRDNYHPGPSGSQSSATAGPSRITQTNYSSIHEQTDEDVYNDSDDDDGDDTGIKINPIGVEIDKSERRNSLGQNETSFDDITSPEIHVKQKYMGHRNARTMIKEANFWGDNYVMSGSDCGHVFIWDRETAKLCMLLEADQHVVNCLQPHPFLPMLATSGIDYDVKLWSPINEESNFDCNFAEDLQKRNAVMLEETKDTITVPAVFMIRMLACLNQIRRGRGRNRRRSGDEADDLRGG
- the LOC122854468 gene encoding DDB1- and CUL4-associated factor 6-like isoform X3; the encoded protein is MKRTKTNLFYDIYNQPYDYGTRLKLYSSSKASLELLQRMSLVKRLKVHNGCVNSICWNDNGDLILSGSDDQHLVLTNVYNYKVLTDYKTSHRANIFSAKFLPNSGDHRIVSCSGDGIILYTDLMRKTETFNNQFTCHNGTTYEIATIPSEPHSFLSCGEDCTVRYFDLRIKSSCNTPRCKEGILISCQRAVTAMSVNPITSHYLAVGCSDSTVRIYDRRMLSTRDPNCTDNNDSITPPISLFTVPEFDGSPYRITSLSYSPDGNDVLVSYSSDHLYLFSVKDQGIVKFKTELPIEKSNKSNKKQIVRSPQPVRRLRLRGDWSDTGPDARPEREGGRRNGTEIAQARPVLHTSLMQRMTDVLSRMLNDPATRAALSGGGEDSLEGVIDQHAAGVQQDADLDINNEERNSDAQSSMDTESNAQAIDDSIETGSMGTTIENNLDSTNTESLGDDEPESDDINSFPIQQLSDNSNNDVLQQQQQQETSQSENTKASIQSFTTLSISQDDNEHDDNNSVNQIEENPIENVRDENMMENLQDRLTTMRDGYLEKHGSEPAVSLTYSDKSSTGATISMGVGNEVMRDNYHPGPSGSQSSATAGPSRITQTNYSSIHEQTDEDVYNDSDDDDGDDTGIKINPIGVEIDKSERRNSLGQNETSFDDITSPEIHVKQKYMGHRNASFFRTMIKEANFWGDNYVMSGSDCGHVFIWDRETAKLCMLLEADQHVVNCLQPHPFLPMLATSGIDYDVKLWSPINEESNFDCNFAEDLQKRNAVMLEETKDTITVPAVFMIRMLACLNQIRRGSDNL
- the LOC122854468 gene encoding DDB1- and CUL4-associated factor 6-like isoform X1, producing the protein MKRTKTNLFYDIYNQPYDYGTRLKLYSSSKASLELLQRMSLVKRLKVHNGCVNSICWNDNGDLILSGSDDQHLVLTNVYNYKVLTDYKTSHRANIFSAKFLPNSGDHRIVSCSGDGIILYTDLMRKTETFNNQFTCHNGTTYEIATIPSEPHSFLSCGEDCTVRYFDLRIKSSCNTPRCKEGILISCQRAVTAMSVNPITSHYLAVGCSDSTVRIYDRRMLSTRDPNCTDNNDSITPPISLFTVPEFDGSPYRITSLSYSPDGNDVLVSYSSDHLYLFSVKDQGIVKFKTELPIEKSNKSNKKQIVRSPQPVRRLRLRGDWSDTGPDARPEREGGRRNGTEIAQARPVLHTSLMQRMTDVLSRMLNDPATRAALSGGGEDSLEGVIDQHAAGVQQDADLDINNEERNSDAQSSMDTESNAQAIDDSIETGSMGTTIENNLDSTNTESLGDDEPESDDINSFPIQQLSDNSNNDVLQQQQQQETSQSENTKASIQSFTTLSISQDDNEHDDNNSVNQIEENPIENVRDENMMENLQDRLTTMRDGYLEKHGSEPAVSLTYSDKSSTGATISMGVGNEVMRDNYHPGPSGSQSSATAGPSRITQTNYSSIHEQTDEDVYNDSDDDDGDDTGIKINPIGVEIDKSERRNSLGQNETSFDDITSPEIHVKQKYMGHRNASFFRTMIKEANFWGDNYVMSGSDCGHVFIWDRETAKLCMLLEADQHVVNCLQPHPFLPMLATSGIDYDVKLWSPINEESNFDCNFAEDLQKRNAVMLEETKDTITVPAVFMIRMLACLNQIRRGRGRNRRRSGDEADDLRGG